The region CAGACATGGAGCCAACTCAGTGCGGGCCTCACCGGGCTTGGTGTTCTTGCGGTCGCCGTGGATCCAATTAATCCACTAAACGTTTATGTTGGGGATTATGGTGGAGGAGTCTACAGGAGTTCCAATGGTGGGGACACCTGGCAAACCGCCAATGTTGGTTTGTCTACCCTGGAAGTAACGACAATGAGGTTTGATCCAGGTAACCCGGGTAATCTATACCTGGCGGTGGACCGGAGTAATGGTGTGGGAGGAGTATTTAGGAGTGCTGATGGAGGCGCCACATGGCAGCCTCTGAGTTCAGACGGTCTTCCGGCAAGTCTTTCTATCGTTTCGATTACTTTTGCCGACCGAACCCTCTTAGCTGGATCAGAGCAAGGAATCTACAAGCGGGAAGAGAGCGCCACCCGTTGGACTTTAATTGGCAATGGCATTTCGGGAGTCCCCATTCGACGCCTGCTAGCCGTTGACACACACACAATTTATGCGGCTTCCGATATGGACGGACTCTTTAAGAGCACAGATGGCGGCGCCAGTTGGTCACCCTCCAATGGAGGCTTGTTTGCGACCAGTGTCACGGGTATCGCTGTCGATACCCGGGGGCATCTCTTTGCAAGTGCGAATTTTGGCGGGGTGTTCGAAAGTCAGGATGCGGGTGAAACCTGGACCCAGCAAACGCCTGGCTTGACTGGATCCGGGGGTGCGGTCGCGGTTGATCCGATCAACCCTGCAAGACTTTTTCTGGCAGTCTCGGATTCATTCGGCTTTTATCGGAGTACGGACGGCGGTGTAACCTGGTCTCCCACCGGCACTGATCTTGCGGGCACCGTGGTCACTCAAATCGCGATCGATCCCTCCAGCCCGGACATCCTCTATACCGGCACATTTTTTGGGGGGATATTCAAGAGCCTTGACGCAGGGAAGACCTGGACAGGCGCTAACACGGGTTATCCTTCCGGCTTCAACGGCTATACCCCTGCCCTGGTCATCGACCCAATGCGACCGAACATACTTTACGCCGCCGCGAATCAAGGGCTATACAAATCCATCGATGCCGGGGGGAGTTGGAGTTCTTCCGGGAGTGGCATTTCGGGACTCTTAGGACCCTTTGTCCGAAGTCTCGCCATTGATCCAATCTCGCCCGATGTATTGTATGCCGGGACATTGAGTGGAATCTTTAAGAGCACCAACAGCGCCGCCAGCTGGTCTCGCATCGACGCCAATTTGCCGGGGCTTATCCCCCTGAATCCCCCCAACGTGCTGGCAGTGCTGGTCGACCCCACGCCCCCGAATACGATCCTTATCGGGGTGGCCGGCGCAGGCGTCTTCAAACAGACAGTTGGGAGCGGATCCTGGATCCCCATGAACACGGGTCTGCAGAACTCTCGGGTCATCGCTTTGGCAAAGGATCCCACCCGCCCGGGAGTCTATTACGCAGCGACCGACTTCGGGGTCTTCACCATTTCCACGCTCGATGTGGGTCACAGCCAGGTGAATCTGAGCCTCGGCGGCAATGCCGCAAGTTCCACGACGAGCTTAGGGACGAGCAACCCGCTCGCCGTCGGCTATGCCACGGTCGACGTGAATTCGGGTTCGACACCTTATGGCACGGCCGTGTTCAGCTTTACTCAAAACGGACAGGCCATCTCAGAAGCCGGCGTGCCTGCATCGCCTCCCACCACCCACGCCGAGGTGTTCATCGATCTTCGGACCAATGTTGCTGCCAAATCGGGCGAGCGCGACGCCAATGTAATCAATATCAACACCGGAGTTGCGGCGGTCAATCGGGGAAGCGCCCTGGCGCACATTCAAATGATCCTGCGTGATCTGACCGGGACCATTATCCGTCAAGGCGCGACGACCCTGGCGGCCAATGGCCATTTCGCCAAATTCATCGATCAGTTTGCTCCCGACCTGGTGTTGCCCCCGGACTTTGCCACCGCCACCCGGAACGCCACGTTGGAATTGATCAGCGACCAGCCCCTCTCGTTGCTGGCCTTGCGCGTCACGGAAAACCAACGTCAGGAAAGCCTGATTACCACGACACCCATTGCGGATCTGACCCAACCCGATCCTCAAGACATGGTCCTGTTCCCACAGATAGTCGATGGGGGCGGCTACCAAACGACTCTCTTCCTCTTGAATACAACCGGCACGGTAGAAACCGGTACCATTCAAATCTTTGATGACGACGGTGCGCCTCTGCCCAGTTTTCTCAACGAAGGGGGCCAGGCCGCCGCATCGATTTCCTATACGCTCCCGCCTCGGGGCGCGCGGCTCTTGACGACCGGAGGAGGTCAAAGTGCCATTCGGGCTGGATCGGTACGCGTGGTTCCGAATGCCGGAAGCATCACCCCGATTGGTGCCGGGGTTTTTGGTTTCACGAGTGCGGGTATCTTGATCACCGAATCCGGGATTCCATCCTCGACGCTGACCACCCGGGCCCGCATTTACGTGGACAAATCAGGCGGGCACAATACCGGCCTGGCCCTCGCGGATGCCTCGGGGGTACCTCGAACGTTTCAGTTCAGTGTCACGAACTCTGATGGGACAACGCAGGTCGCGAATATTTCCCTGCCCGCCAACGGGCACACGGCCCGGTTTGCCGATCAGTTGCTGAGTGGTCTGTCGAACGGATTTCAGGGAGTCATGGACATTACCTCAAACGTTCCCTTTGCTGCCTTGACGCTTCGGTCCCTCAATAACGCCCGGGGAGACGGCTTGTTGACGACGTTCCCGACTGCCGATCTGACGCGTCCGGCGCCGAGCCCGGTCATTTTTCCACAGATCGCCGACGGCGGAGGCTACAGCACGCAGATCATTTTGATCAATTCCACTAGCGGCGCATCGAGTGCCGCCGTGAGCTTCTTCGGCGAGAGCGGATCCCCCTTGCCTGTCGGAAAATGAATTCAAGGGTAATGCCCTGGGCTCACATCGACATCCCGTTCAGGGATGGGGTTGATTCTTGTCCCAGCGGGTTCGACTTCCTATCATTCGGGGCAGTTCCGAACTCCAGATTTCTCATCGAAGGTCGAACTGAGTTTGTCCGCAGTAAGAATCCCACGGCGCGCTCCCCGCGTGGATTTCGGAATCGCGCTGAACAGGCCGGCACTAACGAGGAAGCCGGAAGTCTGGCCTTTACATCGGTCCTTCTCCAACTCATTTTTCTGGTTGACTGGACCATTGCCTCAGGGTAATCTCAATCCCCTTCAGGATTCATAACAGTTACTCCTTCTTGGATTATCCATCAGGAACATCGATGCCGTTGGCCACAGGCAGTCGTCTCGGACCGTACGAAATCCTCTCGCTTCTCGGCGCGGGCGGAATGGGTGAGGTGTACCGGGCCCGGGACACGCGCCTGGGACGTGATGTTGCCGTCAAGATTCTCCCCTCCTCGTTCGCGGGAGAAGCCGACCGCCTGCGCCGTTTTGAGCAGGAGGCCCGTGCGGTTGCGGCCCTGAACCATCCCAACATTCTGGCGGTCCACGATATTGGCAACGAAAACGGCTCCCCCTACCTTGTCTCGGAGCTGCTCGAAGGAAGCACCCTGCGCGAGCGAATCAAGGGGGGAGCGCTGCCTTCCCGAAAGGCGATCGAGTACGCACTCCAGGTCGCCAGAGGCCTGGCCGTCGCGCACGAAAAGGGCGTTGTTCATCGCGACTTAAAGCCCGACAACCTCTTCATTACCAAGGATGGCCGCGTCAAGATTCTTGATTTCGGGCTCGCCAAGCTCACCCGCATTGAGCCCCTCAGTGGAAGTGGATCTCAGACCTTCGCACAGACGGAAAACACCGGCACCTCGCCGGGAGTGGTCATGGGAACCATCGGATATCTTTCGCCCGAACTCGTTCGTGGTCAGCCGGCGGATCATCGTTCCGACATTTTTTCGTTTGGGGCGATCCTGTATGAAATGCTCTCCGGGGAACGGGCCTTCAAACATGACTCGGCCGCCGAGACCATGACCGCCATCCTGAAGGAAGACCCGCCGGATCTGGCGAAGCTGAACCCAAAAGTTTCGCCCGGGCTGGAACGAATCGTTCGCCACTGCCTGGAAAAGAATCCCGAGGAGCGCTTCCAGTCAGCGCGCGATCTGGCTTTTGATCTTGAATCCCTCTCCGATCTGTCGGCTTCATCCCTGGCCACCGCAGCGTCCGTTCCGAAGAGGCGCAATCGTTTTCTGGGACTCGTGCTCATAATTGCTGCCGCTGTTGTCCTGCTTGGCATCGGATATTTTGCAGGCAGGCAGGGGGAGCAAAAGCCGCCGCTGTATCACCAGCTTACCTTCCGCAGAGGCACCATCCGCATGGCACGATTTGCCCCTGACGGACAGACCGTTGTCTATGGCGCCGCCTGGGAAGGGAACCCCATTGAAATATTCGCATCGCGGCCCGAAAGTCCGGAGTCGCGTCTGCTAGGGCTTGCACGCACCGAGATTCTCGCAATTTCTTCGACAGGAGAGATGGCCGTCACTCTGGCTCCCCGCCTTTCCGGCCCTTACACCAGTATCGGGACCCTCGCCCGTTTGCCACTGGCAGGCGGGGCTCCCCGCGAAATGCTGGAGGAAGTTCAATGGGCGGATTGGTCTCCGGACGGCACCAATCTCGCGGTGGTGCGCAATGTGGGTGGGTTGAATCGCCTTGAGTTTCCGATCGGAAAGGTGCTTTACGAAACCAACGGATGGATCAGCCACCCGCGAATCTCCCCCCAGGGAGACCGCATTGCCTTTCTCGATCATCCTCTTCCCGGGGACGATGGAGGTCTGGTCTCGGTCGTTGATCTGGAAGGCCACAAGCAAGCCCTTTCCGTGGGACAAATCAGCACTCAAGGCCTGGCCTGGTCCGCTAACGGGAAAGAGATCTGGTTTACCGCAACGCGGCAAGGGAGCGCGCGGGCAGTGTTTGCCATCAGCTTGACCGGACACGAACGGCTGGTGGCGCGAATGCCCGGCACCTTGACGCTCCAGGATATCTACAAGGACGGGCGTGTCCTCTTGGCGCGAGACAGCTGGCGCCGGGAACTCAAAGGCCTCCCTGCAGGTGAAACAAAGGAACGCGATCTCTCCTGGCTCGATTACTCTTACCCGGCGGCCCTCTCCCGGGACGGGAAAACACTTCTGTTTGATGAGGAGGGCGAAGGGGGCGGATGGACTTACGCGGTTTACCTCCGCAAGACGGATGGGTCTCCCGCGATCCGACTCGGGCCAGGTCAGGCCATGGCGTTGTCTCCCGATGAAAAGTGGGTGATTTCACTTCCTTCGAGTTCCAGTGGACAATTTGTTCTTTTGCCCACTAAGGCGGGGGAGGC is a window of Terriglobia bacterium DNA encoding:
- a CDS encoding protein kinase, whose amino-acid sequence is MPLATGSRLGPYEILSLLGAGGMGEVYRARDTRLGRDVAVKILPSSFAGEADRLRRFEQEARAVAALNHPNILAVHDIGNENGSPYLVSELLEGSTLRERIKGGALPSRKAIEYALQVARGLAVAHEKGVVHRDLKPDNLFITKDGRVKILDFGLAKLTRIEPLSGSGSQTFAQTENTGTSPGVVMGTIGYLSPELVRGQPADHRSDIFSFGAILYEMLSGERAFKHDSAAETMTAILKEDPPDLAKLNPKVSPGLERIVRHCLEKNPEERFQSARDLAFDLESLSDLSASSLATAASVPKRRNRFLGLVLIIAAAVVLLGIGYFAGRQGEQKPPLYHQLTFRRGTIRMARFAPDGQTVVYGAAWEGNPIEIFASRPESPESRLLGLARTEILAISSTGEMAVTLAPRLSGPYTSIGTLARLPLAGGAPREMLEEVQWADWSPDGTNLAVVRNVGGLNRLEFPIGKVLYETNGWISHPRISPQGDRIAFLDHPLPGDDGGLVSVVDLEGHKQALSVGQISTQGLAWSANGKEIWFTATRQGSARAVFAISLTGHERLVARMPGTLTLQDIYKDGRVLLARDSWRRELKGLPAGETKERDLSWLDYSYPAALSRDGKTLLFDEEGEGGGWTYAVYLRKTDGSPAIRLGPGQAMALSPDEKWVISLPSSSSGQFVLLPTKAGEAKPLTNESINHIWACWFPDSKRFLFSGNAPSQGVRLFVQDMAGGKPQGITPEGINSSAFTLSPDGQLVAGIGPDQKGYLYPVAGGEPRPISGLEPGEEPISWGADGRSLFIYRPGDLPAKVYRLELGIGRRTLLEQLMPSDPAGVNHIGPIVLTPDGKTYVYGYHRTLTDLYLVEGLK